Sequence from the Ignavibacteria bacterium genome:
CATGGATAAAGAATTTAAATTACCCGATCTGGGTGAAAGTATAGTTTCCGCGACCATCGTAAAGGTACTTATTGCACCGGGTGATATGGTGAAAGAGGATCAGACCGTTCTGGAGATTGAGACCGACAAGGCTACAATCGAAGTCCCTTCCGAGATATCCGGTAAAGTTTCGGGTGTTTATGTAAAAGAAGGCGATAAAGTTGAAGTGGGAGCTGTTGTGTTCTCAGTTAGCGCAGAAGGTCAGGCTGCTGCTCCGGTTGCGGCTCCCCCGGCAGTTGAAAAAGTGGTTGAAACTCCAATAGCAAAAGCTGAGGAACCGGTAACTGTTACTCCTGTTCCCGAAGCCCCTGTTCAGACTTCTGCTCCTGTATCGACCGAGATGATTTTGCCCGATTTAGGTGATACCATCCTGTCAGCGCTTGTTGTCAAAGTGCTTGTAAAAGTTGGCGATAAAGTTGTTGAAGATCAGTCTGTAATCGAAATAGAGACAGATAAAGCAACGGTCGAGGTGCCAGCGAGTGCTTCAGGTACTATCACGGAAGTCTTTGTAAAAGAAGGCGAGCATGCAAAAGTTGGTTCTGTGATGTTCAAACTTGATTCATCATCAGGTGCGGCTCCTTCAGCCAACTCCGGGGCAAGTGCACCTGTGGCACAGCCTGCGGTTCCGTCTCAAAGCGCTGCACCAAAACTTACCCCCGATGAGCTCAAAGAGGAATTGGGTAACCCTGAAGTTACAATTGCTCCACCAAGAGTATTACTCGACATGCAACCGCCGATCTTAAAAAATTCAGCTCCGGCTGCTCCTTCAGTCAGAAGGCTTGCCAGAGAGATTGGTGTGGATATCAACAAGGTGCCCGGTTCAGGTCCGGGTGGCAGAATAACCCTTGACGATGTGAAGGCTTACTCGAAAGCGCTGCATGAAGGCAGAGTGAAAGATCAGCCTCAGGCTGCAGGTGGCGGTTTTGGAATAAAACAGCAGCCACTACCCGATTTCAGCAAATTTGGCGAAATCGAACGGAAGGCTATGAACAACATCCGTACAAAGACTGCGGAACACCTGAGTTATGCTTGGGCTACAATTCCGCATGTAACGCAGTTTGACAAAGCGGACATAACTGATCTGGAACAGCTTCGGAAGAAATTTGCTCCCGATGTTGCGAAATCAGGCGGAAAACTCACGATGACTTCGATTCTGGTGAAGGTGATTACTGCCGCTTTGAAACAGTTCCCGCAGTTCAACTCATCGGTTGATATGGAGAAAAAAGAGATAGTTTACAAGAGCTATTTCAATATCGGCATCGCTGTAGATACTGAGTTCGGTTTGATCGTTCCAAATATCAAGGGAACTGACAAACTTAACCTGACACAAATTTCAGCCGAAATGAATGTGATTTCTGAAAAGGCAAGGAACAAAAAAATCGGACTCGATGACCTGCAGGGTGGATGCTTCACCATTTCCAACCTCGGTGGAATTGGCGGTACATATTTTACTCCTGTTGTAAATTCACCTGAAGTTGCAATACTGGGTGTCTCCAAAGGTGCATTCGAACCTGTTTACAAAGACGGGAATTTTGTGCCGAGATTGATGCTTCCATTGTCGCTTTCATACGATCACAGAGTCATCGATGGTGCTGATGCAATCCGTTTCTTAAGATGGGTTATCGAAACTCTCGAGAATCCTTTTAAACTTATGATTGAAGGGTAGGGGGTTGCGATGATAAAAACACAATTATTGGTGATTGGTGCCGGACCCGGTGGATATGCTGCTGCTTTCGCTGCTGCAGATATGGGTATGGAAGTTACTTTGGTGGATTTGGATAAAAATCCCGGAGGAGTGTGTCTCTTCAGAGGTTGTATTCCTTCTAAAGCACTTCTTCATGTCGCAAAACTGATTAATGAAACAAAAGAAGCGAAGCACTGGGGTATCGATTTTGGTGAACCAAAAATCAACCTCGATCAGCTTCGGGATTTCAAAAACAGAGTAGTTGCTAAAATGACGGGTGGACTTGGTCAGCTCGCCAAACAGCGCAAGATCAATTTTGTTCAGGGAAGGGCTACATTTACATCTTCCCGCTCGGTAAAAGTCGATCTGAACGACGGTGGCAAGGATGAGATTCACTTCGAAAAAGCGATTATTGCCATTGGTTCTGAAATCATAACAATTCCTGCATTTAATATCCAGAGCAACAGGCTGTTGAATTCCACTTCCGCGCTCGATCTTCCTGCAATTCCTGAAAAGATGCTTGTAATCGGTGGCGGATACATCGGTCTTGAGCTTGGGTCAGTATATGCAGCACTCGGGACAAAGGTTTCTGTTGTGGAGATGACAAACGGACTTCTGCCCGGTGCCGACCGTGACATGGTGAACTTCCTCTCTCAGATGTTGAAGAAAAAGTTCGAAGCAATTATGCTTGAGTCAAGAGTGATGAAACTTGAACCTGTCGAAAACGGCATAAATGTTACAATTCAGGACAAAACAGGTGCAGACAGAGTGGAATTCTACGATTATGTGCTTGCATCAATCGGAAGAAGACCAAATACCGCAGGACTCGGTCTGGAGACCACAAAAGTTGAACTTACACCCCGTGGACATATCAAAGTTGATAACACCTTGAAGACCACTGACCAGTATATTTATGCAATTGGTGATATTGCTGGTGATCCAATGCTTGCTCACAAAGCCTCTCACGAAGCCCGTGTGGCGGTAGAGGCTATCGCGGGTCACCGTGTGGCATTCGAACCTGCGGCAATTCCTGCCGTGGTTTTCACTGATCCCGAAATTGCATGGGCAGGTATCACAGAAACTGAAGCCCGTGAAAAAGGAATTAAGCACGAAGTTGCTAAGTTCCCGTGGGCAGCATCAGGCAGAGCGACAACATTGGACAGATTCGATGGCGTCACAAAGCTAATCGTTGATCCTGATACTCAGAGAATTCTCGGAGTGGGAATTTGTGGTCCCGGTGCAGGAGAACTCATCGCTGAAGGCACACTTGCCATCGAGATGGGAGCAAATGTTACCGACCTTAAAATGACAATTCATCCTCATCCGACACTTTCAGAAACCGTAATGGAAGCTGCAGAAGTTTTCTTCGGCGAAAGTGTCCATCTCTACAGACCGAAGAAGAAGGTTTGAAAACTGAGGGCTGAATATTTGAAGGCTGAGGGCTGAATAGCGAAGGCTGAAAAATTTAGGGGCGATGTCAGAAATGATATTCGCCCCTTTTTTATTTATGGTCAATCTTTAGCTTCGGAAAAGGAGCGACAATCGTCCCGATTGTCCAATCGAAAAACTCAATCTCAGGGACAGGAGCGACAATCGTCTCGATTGTCTTACCGATCAACAAAATCACAGGGATAGGAGCGACAATCGTCCCGATTGTCCTATCGACCAACAAAATCACAGGGACAGGAGTGACAATCGTCCCGATTGTCCTATCGACCAACAAAATCACAGGGATAGGAGCGACAATCGTCCCGATTGTCCTATCGACCAACAAAATGGAAATGCAGAAATTTATTTAACTTAAACCATATTCATACAAAGCATGAAATCGAATTTCGAACCGGTTAAAGACTTGAATTTTACACGAAGGAAACTCCCTCACTATCAATCCACCCGCACTTGTTATTTCGTTACCTCACACTGTTCGATGGGTGTCATTTTGTCGCCTGAGGAAAGAGACATTGTGCTTTCAGCGATAAAATTCCTCGATGATAAAAAATACGATCTCCTGACGGCAGTTGTGATGCCGGATCATATACACCTTCTTATAATTCCGCATCCTAAAAATGACGATTCGGAATTTTCCCTTTCTGAAATAATGCACAGCATAAAGAGTTACACAGCCCATCAGTGCAAAAGAAAAATTTGGCAACATGAATCCTTCGACAAGACTGTAAGAAACAACGATGAATTTGTAACATTTGCGAGCTATATCTTTAATAATCCTATGAAAAAAGGGTTGGTGGCAGAGGGCGAGGATTACAAATGGTTTTATGTTTTTAATAATAAGTTAGAATATATATAAATAACATATAACGCATAATAAAATATAAGTTAGAATAACAGATGAGTAAAAATATGCAATCAAGTAACTGCTTTCTCTGCTCCGAAAATGTAAAATAATACACATCTCTCATATCGCATTCATTGTATGGAAAGTATTCATCAACTCAGAATTT
This genomic interval carries:
- the lpdA gene encoding dihydrolipoyl dehydrogenase → MIKTQLLVIGAGPGGYAAAFAAADMGMEVTLVDLDKNPGGVCLFRGCIPSKALLHVAKLINETKEAKHWGIDFGEPKINLDQLRDFKNRVVAKMTGGLGQLAKQRKINFVQGRATFTSSRSVKVDLNDGGKDEIHFEKAIIAIGSEIITIPAFNIQSNRLLNSTSALDLPAIPEKMLVIGGGYIGLELGSVYAALGTKVSVVEMTNGLLPGADRDMVNFLSQMLKKKFEAIMLESRVMKLEPVENGINVTIQDKTGADRVEFYDYVLASIGRRPNTAGLGLETTKVELTPRGHIKVDNTLKTTDQYIYAIGDIAGDPMLAHKASHEARVAVEAIAGHRVAFEPAAIPAVVFTDPEIAWAGITETEAREKGIKHEVAKFPWAASGRATTLDRFDGVTKLIVDPDTQRILGVGICGPGAGELIAEGTLAIEMGANVTDLKMTIHPHPTLSETVMEAAEVFFGESVHLYRPKKKV
- a CDS encoding dihydrolipoyllysine-residue acetyltransferase, whose protein sequence is MDKEFKLPDLGESIVSATIVKVLIAPGDMVKEDQTVLEIETDKATIEVPSEISGKVSGVYVKEGDKVEVGAVVFSVSAEGQAAAPVAAPPAVEKVVETPIAKAEEPVTVTPVPEAPVQTSAPVSTEMILPDLGDTILSALVVKVLVKVGDKVVEDQSVIEIETDKATVEVPASASGTITEVFVKEGEHAKVGSVMFKLDSSSGAAPSANSGASAPVAQPAVPSQSAAPKLTPDELKEELGNPEVTIAPPRVLLDMQPPILKNSAPAAPSVRRLAREIGVDINKVPGSGPGGRITLDDVKAYSKALHEGRVKDQPQAAGGGFGIKQQPLPDFSKFGEIERKAMNNIRTKTAEHLSYAWATIPHVTQFDKADITDLEQLRKKFAPDVAKSGGKLTMTSILVKVITAALKQFPQFNSSVDMEKKEIVYKSYFNIGIAVDTEFGLIVPNIKGTDKLNLTQISAEMNVISEKARNKKIGLDDLQGGCFTISNLGGIGGTYFTPVVNSPEVAILGVSKGAFEPVYKDGNFVPRLMLPLSLSYDHRVIDGADAIRFLRWVIETLENPFKLMIEG
- a CDS encoding transposase, which translates into the protein MKSNFEPVKDLNFTRRKLPHYQSTRTCYFVTSHCSMGVILSPEERDIVLSAIKFLDDKKYDLLTAVVMPDHIHLLIIPHPKNDDSEFSLSEIMHSIKSYTAHQCKRKIWQHESFDKTVRNNDEFVTFASYIFNNPMKKGLVAEGEDYKWFYVFNNKLEYI